Proteins co-encoded in one Afipia sp. P52-10 genomic window:
- a CDS encoding TauD/TfdA family dioxygenase: MAYQTIDVRKLTPTIGAEIHGIDLAKPLGNQQFQEVHDALMENLVIFFRDQELTVEQHKDFGKLFGKLHYHPNAPKLIEGHPEILVIKADEKSKHVAGEEWHSDVSCDAEPPMGSILYMHEPAANGGGDTMFANMYAAYDTLSDSMKRFLEGLTAIHDSAKAITHRRRNGASDQTFPQAEHPVIRTHPVTQRKLLFVNRGFTTKVTQLKRSESDALLEMLFRHVETPEFHCRFKWQKHSVAFWDNRSCQHQAMFDYWPNRRYAHRVTVAGDKPYYRA; the protein is encoded by the coding sequence ATGGCCTACCAGACCATCGACGTTCGCAAGCTGACGCCGACCATCGGCGCGGAGATCCACGGCATCGATCTCGCCAAGCCGCTCGGCAACCAGCAGTTCCAGGAGGTGCACGATGCGCTGATGGAAAACCTGGTGATCTTCTTCCGCGACCAGGAGCTGACGGTCGAGCAGCACAAGGATTTCGGCAAGCTGTTCGGCAAGCTGCACTACCACCCCAACGCGCCGAAGCTGATCGAGGGACACCCGGAAATCCTCGTCATCAAGGCCGACGAGAAGAGCAAGCATGTGGCCGGCGAAGAGTGGCACTCGGACGTGTCCTGCGACGCCGAGCCGCCGATGGGATCGATCCTCTACATGCACGAGCCGGCGGCGAACGGCGGCGGCGACACCATGTTCGCCAACATGTACGCGGCCTATGACACGCTGTCGGATTCGATGAAGCGTTTCCTCGAGGGGCTGACGGCGATCCACGACAGCGCCAAGGCGATCACCCATCGCCGCCGCAATGGCGCGAGCGACCAGACATTTCCACAGGCGGAACACCCGGTGATCCGTACCCATCCGGTGACGCAGCGCAAGCTGCTGTTCGTCAACCGCGGCTTCACCACCAAGGTCACCCAGCTCAAGCGCAGCGAAAGCGACGCCTTGCTGGAGATGCTGTTCCGCCATGTCGAGACGCCGGAATTCCACTGCCGCTTCAAGTGGCAGAAGCACTCGGTGGCGTTCTGGGACAACCGCTCGTGCCAGCACCAGGCGATGTTCGACTATTGGCCGAACCGCCGCTACGCCCATCGTGTCACCGTGGCCGGCGACAAGCCTTACTACCGCGCCTGA